In one Silene latifolia isolate original U9 population chromosome 10, ASM4854445v1, whole genome shotgun sequence genomic region, the following are encoded:
- the LOC141608662 gene encoding uncharacterized protein LOC141608662 → MGRTSWPDENSRILLNILNEEKNRGVSKFNWGNIAKKFNAQKECNVTGKQVQNHYSDLKERYKGWEELQGLSGISFNPITKKVAVDEKSLERYNAFIERNAKYGLKIIRGELANIDEMSKLFDGKFAHGVGGCFSPAMAKGPSYLSRQIEDLTNDETSQDNEVSGDDEFKETMFDDEHKAPPTLVDQKVFVGTSRKRKVEEPISPEERKRRETSFDRVIALLMDNVRRASIIIALEELRRSLVPSDANLMIERNLLVDGKYIKVDEQIGICLYILAKGSSYRDVADRFKHSISTICVYFKKVLDALVILSHDIIRPHRDLLEVPPEVENNSLYWPYFKDAIGAIDGTHIEAVISDRTGTPFRNRNGRKTWNVLGCCSFDRIFTFINVGWEGSAHDLTVWRDSLTASKYVFPHPPEEKVEGVLKTMPQMLPKYQMSIIVSCFTLHNFIRMHKLGIPIVQHDAVIGRTDTNLDDKDRMSLMSKVRMDIAKAIWKDNNPEEHEDGVSQNDNEEEHMEVDDPNN, encoded by the exons ATGGGAAGAACTTCTTGGCCCGATGAAAATTCAAGAATTTTGCTCAACATTCTAAATGAGGAGAAAAACAGAGGAGTTAGCAAATTTAATTGGGGAAACATTGCCAAGAAATTTAATGCACAAAAAGAATGTAATGTGACTGGAAAACAAGTGCAAAATCATTAttcagatttgaaagaaagatACAAGGGTTGGGAGGAATTGCAAGGTTTATCTGGCATATCATTCAATCCTATTACTAAAAAAGTTGCTGTAGATGAGAAGTCTTTGGAGAGATATAACGCATTCATAGAG CGGAATGCAAAGTATGGGCTAAAAATAATCAGAGGAGAATTGGCTAACATTGATGAAATGAGCAAACTATTTGATGGAAAATTTGCGCATGGGGTGGGTGGTTGTTTTTCTCCGGCAATGGCAAAAGGGCCATCTTACTTGAGTAGGCAAATTGAGGATCTTACTAATGATGAAACATCTCAAGACAATGAAGTTTCAGGTGATGATGAATTTAAAGAAACCATGTTTGATGATGAGCATAAAGCTCCACCAACTTTAGTTGACCAAAAAGTTTTTGTGGGAACCTCACGTAAACGAAAGGTTGAAGAACCCATTAGTCCAGAAGAACGTAAGAGAAGGGAAACTAGTTTTGATAGAGTTATCGCACTATT AATGGATAATGTTAGACGTGCATCTATAATTATTGCATTAGAAGAATTGCGAAGATCACTTGTACCAAGTGATGCTA ATTTGATGATTGAAAGGAATTTGTTAGTTGATGGTAAGTATATAAAAGTGGACGAACAAATAGGAATTTGTTTATACATATTGGCCAAAGGCTCTTCCTATCGTGATGTTGCTGATAGATTCAAGCATTCCATATCTACAATATGTGTGTATTTTAAAAAAGTGTTGGATGCCTTGGTTATATTGTCACATGATATCATTAGACCACACCGCGATCTACTTGAGGTGCCTCCGGAGGTAGAAAATAACTCACTTTATTGGCCTTATTTCAAG GATGCTATTGGTGCCATAGATGGAACACATATAGAAGCAGTTATTAGTGATCGTACTGGTACACCATTTCGAAATCGCAATGGTCGTAAAACCTGGAATGTGTTGGGTTGTTGTTCATTTGATAGGATTTTTACATTTATCAACGTGGGTTGGGAAGGGAGTGCCCATGATCTTACAGTATGGCGAGATTCTCTAACTGCCTCAAAATATGTTTTTCCTCATCCACCTGAAG AAAAGGTGGAAGGTGTCTTGAAAACTATGCCCCAGATGTTACCAAAGTATCAGATgtcaattatcgtttcatgtttcACACTTCATAATTTCATACGAATGCATAAGCTTGGTATCCCAATTGTACAACATGATGCAGTTATTGGGAGAACAGATACAAATTTGGATGATAAAGATCGAATGAGCCTTATGTCTAAAGTGAGAATGGATATAGCTAAAGCTATTTGGAAAGATAACAATCCCGAAGAGCATGAAGATGGAGTGTCGCAAAATGACAACGAAGAAGAACATATGGAAGTAGATGATCCGAATAACTAA